ACGGATCGCCCATGAGAAGGTGGTGGCCTGTTTCGCCACGCCATTCCGCTGCGAATCGAGGCCGAATTCCGAGAGCATCACCGGCCGGTCGCCCGCGATGTGGTGCAGCCGCCGGAGATAGCTGCGGAAGGCGGTCTCGCTCTCCAGATAGACGTTGAAGGCGGTGAAGTCGGCATTCTCCGGCTCCAGGTACTCGGTGCTTGGATAGTTGCCGTAGCACCACAGCACGTCGGGCCGCAATTCCTTCCCGAGTGCGATCAGGTCTTCCAGCGCGTGACGCACGGGGACGGGGCCCATCCAGCGGACCAGGTCGGCGGGCACTTCATTCGCGATATAGACACCCGCAAGCGCCGGGTGGCCCTCCAGCCCGCGCAAGCTCTCCGCCAGCGAGACCCTTGCCTCGGCGATCACGCGGCCGTCCTTCAGGAAGTCCACCGCCTGCGGCCAGCGCAGCCCGCCGAAGACCCGCAGCCCGTGCGCCAGCGCGGCATCCAGCAGCCGCCGGTCCGGCATCTCATACAGCCGCAGCGCATTGAAACCGGTCGCTGTGATCCGATTAAAATCCGGGGCGAAGTCAGTTGGCCAGCCGCCGGGGAAGGGGCCGTAGGTCACCGCGCGGACGTCGCAGCGCCTTCCTCCGGACCGGAAGAATTTGCCATCGACGCTCAGGGGCTCCATCGCGCGCAAACCTACGGGGCGGGCCGGAACTTCCAAGCCCGACATTCACCGAATGGTGGCGATGGCGTGGGAATGAAAAAGGCCGCCCGGTCTCCCGGGCGGCCTTTTTGGAAAAACGGGGCGTGTCAGCCGGATCAGGCCTGGGCAGGCACCGCGCGGCCGCGGCGGAGCTGGGACACGTTCTGGAGGAGTTCGCGGGTCTCCTTTTGCCAGCCGCGCAGGGCTTTCCGGGAGAGTTCCACGCGGTCGGCCATGGCCTTCTCCAGCTCGTGGTAGTTGGCGCTGAGGCGCTCGATCAGCGCGTTCATGGCCTCGAGGGTCTTGTCGCGCAGCGGGTGGTCGTTCTGGGCCTGCACGCGGGCGAGTTCCTGATTCGCATGGCGGCGTGCCTCGGCCATCTCGGCGAGCAGCACCTTGGTGGCCGGCACGCGGCGGAGGTCGCTGGTCAGGCCGACCTTTGACATTGCCCAGATCGCCCACTTGGTGGGGTCGAAGTTCCACGGCTTCACGCCATTGCGGTAGTCGTGCTGGAACTCGTGGTGGTAGTTGTGGTAGCCCTCGCCGAAGGTGACGAGAGACATCACGAAGCTGTCACGAGCGCTGCAGCGGGTCGAGTAGGGCTGGCGGCCGATGGTGTGGCAGAGCGAATTGATGAAGAAGGTGCACTGCTGGACGCAGAAGACCCGCAGCACGCCGACGATGAGGAAGCCACCGAGGGCACCCATGGCACCACCCACGGCGAAGTAGCCGATGACGGCGGGGAGGATGAGGCCCACGACGAGGGCGATCATCTTGTCCCAGCGGTGCTGCCACATGACCAGCTTGTCCTTGCGGAGGTCATTCACGTTGTCGAGCGGCGGCTCAGGCAGGGTCTTGAAGAGGATCCAGCCGATGTGGGCCCAGATGAAGCCCTTCGAGATGTCGTACGGATCATCGTCGTGGTCCACGTGCTTGTGGTGGCGGCGATGGTCGGAGCACCAGTTCAGCGCGGAGTTCTCGAAGGCGCAGGCGCCGAAGACGAGAGTGAAGAGGCGCACCGGCCACTTGGCCTTGAACGAGAGGTGCGAGAATAGCCGGTGATAGCCGAGCGTGATGCTCATGCCAGTGGCGATGCAGTAGAAAGCAAACAGGCTCCAGAGCACCGGACCGGCATCGTAATGCCAGAGGTAGATGGGAGCCGCGATGAGTGCGAGCAGGGTGATGACGCCGAGGAACGCCGTGTTGATCCAATCGACCCGCCCGAAGGGAATGCTCAATTTCATGAAGTGGAACGCCCCGGAGGGCGGCGTCCCGATAGCCTGCCAATCCCGGCGGGTCAATGTCGCAGGTGCTTCCGGGCCGTTTCTTTTGGCCGAATGCGTGGAAACCCTAAGTATTCTTTTTGAAATTCCGCACTTGTGGAGTGTTTTAAAACGGTTAACTCTGCCGGGCGCTCGCCACCTGGCAGATTCAAGGCATGGAGGGTCATCAGACGGATGAATGCATCCGGTGGTGATCTGAAACCCGGTTCCTCGGGGACAGTCGAAGAAAAGTAGGATTTCGGGCCAATTGATTAGAAATGAGCAAGATGTATGTGGGGAACCTCCCCTTTTCCGCCAGCGAAGACGATCTGCGCGACGCCTTCGGCCAATACGGCGAAGTGACCGATGTGGCCCTGATGATGGACCGTGAGACCGGCCGCCCGCGTGGCTTTGCCTTCGTGACCATGGGCAGCAAGGAAGCCATGGACGCCGCAATCAAGGGCCTCGATGGCCAGGATTTCGGTGGCCGCAACCTGACCGTGAATGAAGCCCGTCCGCGCGAAGAGCGTTCCGGTGGCGGTTTCGGCGGTGAGCGCCGCGGTGGCGGTGGTGGCGGCTACGGCGGTGAGCGTCGTGGCGGCGGCGGTGGTGGCTACGGCGGCGAGCGCCGCGGTGGTGGCGGCGGCGGCTACGGTGGTGATCGCCGTGGCGGCGGCGGCGGTGGTTACGGCGGTGGTGGTGGTGGCGGCGGTGGCCGTCGCTGGTAATCCTCGCTGACGACCCAGCCAATTATCTTTCCAGGGCGGACCTTCTCACGAGGGTCCGCCTTTTTCGTGCCCTGCACCGGGGAGCGGGTTGGAACGAAAGGTGTAGTGACGGCATTGCCCCCTAGCGCGGGTTTGACAGCCGGGCCGCACTTCGCTCATTCTCCGCCCCCGAACCCATGATCACCTTCCGCATGCCCTCTGCCATGGACGACCTTGTCGTTGTCCGCGGGGACATGTCGTGATGGATCGGAAGTAATCGCGATCGCCGCTTGTCCCCGCCCGCTTGGCTCCAGCCAGCGGGCTTTTTGTTCTCCACGTGTCTCGTTTTCCCGATCTCTTTCATGACTCTTCCGCAGATCCTTTCCGAAAGCCGCACCACCATCCGGCTGGCGATACCGCTCATCATCGGCCAGCTCGGCCAGATGCTCATCGGCCTGTCCGACACGCTCATGCTCGGGCGGTACGGCATCACCGAGCTCGCCGCATCGTCCTTCTCGAATACGATCATCTACCTGCCGATGATGCTCGGTATCGGCATGTCGATGGCCGTGTCCATCCGCGTCTCGCAGGCGCGTGGTGCGGATGATCCCGCAGCGGCCCGCGCCGCGCTGCGTCACGGTATCTACATCACCGGGGTGCTCGGCCTCTTCACCGTTGCGCTTGCCCTCGCGCTTTTACCCTTCCTGCATCTCTTCAAGCAGGACCCGGAGGTGGTGGCCATCGCGCCCACCTTCTTCGTGCTCATCGCGATCTCGATGATCCCGGCGATGATCTCGATGGCGGTGAAGAATCATGCCGATGCGATGAACCGCCCTTGGCCCGTCTTCTGGATCTCGCTGGGCGGCGTGCTCTTCGATATCTTCCTGAACTGGGTGATGATCTTCGGAAAGCTGGGCATGCCTGAGCTCGGGCTGGAGGGTGCCGCTATCTCCACCGTCATCGCCCGCGCCGTGGTGCTAGCGGCCATGATCTGGTGGTGCCTGCGCGACCCGGGCATCCGCGAGTGGGTGCCGCAGCGCTGGTTCCGCGCACCCGATTGGGTGGCCATGAGGAGCCTGCTGCGCACCGGCTTCCCCGCCAGCATGCATCTGCTCGCGGAGGTCAGTGCCTTCGTGATGGCGACCTTCATCATCGGAAACATGGGCAAGGCGGCACTCGCATCGCACCAGGTGGCCATCACCTGTGCGGGGACCATCTTCATGGTGCCCCTCGGGCTCTCGATGGCGCTGACCGTGCGGATGGGCGAAGCCTTCGGCGCGAAGAATCACGGCGCGATGCGAGCCATCGTCACCAGCGGTTGGGGAATGGGGATCGCCTTCACCGTGATCAGCGCGACCAGCTTCGTGCTCTTCAATCGCGAGCTGGCCTCCGCCTTCATCGAGGGCGATCGGGCCGCGGAAGTGCTGGAGGCGGCAGCGGCGCTGCTCATCGTCGCGGCGGCATTCCAGTTCTGCGATGCCTTGCAGATCATCTCCGCCGGGGCGCTGCGCGGGCTCGATGATGTCCACACGCCGGCGTGGATCGCCTTCTGGGCCTACTGGGTGATTTCCATCCCGCTGGGCTGGTGCCTCGCTCATCCGCTGAAGTTCGGCGTCACCGGCATGTGGTGGGGCATTACCGCGGGCCTCACCATTACTGCGGTGCTGCTCGGCCACCGCGTCTGGCGGAAGACCGCGGCCGGAGTCGCCGGTTGACGCGTCTCTCCAAGACGCTATCCTGCATGTGTCGTGAGTCTGGAAAAAAAAGCAGTGCCACCGGTTTCAAAGCCGGTGCAGCCGATTCGCTTGAGGCCTTCCTCGAGCGACTACGCGACTGCTGCGCGGACCACGGCGGATGCCATGGGCCTGACCGGCACCGCTGCATCGAAGAGCAAGCCCAACGAGCGCGTGCTTTGGCTGACGAACTCGGAGTCCTGAAGCGGTCCTCGGTTTCACGGGAGATCCTTGATATCTTCTGTAGATCG
The Luteolibacter flavescens DNA segment above includes these coding regions:
- a CDS encoding MATE family efflux transporter gives rise to the protein MTLPQILSESRTTIRLAIPLIIGQLGQMLIGLSDTLMLGRYGITELAASSFSNTIIYLPMMLGIGMSMAVSIRVSQARGADDPAAARAALRHGIYITGVLGLFTVALALALLPFLHLFKQDPEVVAIAPTFFVLIAISMIPAMISMAVKNHADAMNRPWPVFWISLGGVLFDIFLNWVMIFGKLGMPELGLEGAAISTVIARAVVLAAMIWWCLRDPGIREWVPQRWFRAPDWVAMRSLLRTGFPASMHLLAEVSAFVMATFIIGNMGKAALASHQVAITCAGTIFMVPLGLSMALTVRMGEAFGAKNHGAMRAIVTSGWGMGIAFTVISATSFVLFNRELASAFIEGDRAAEVLEAAAALLIVAAAFQFCDALQIISAGALRGLDDVHTPAWIAFWAYWVISIPLGWCLAHPLKFGVTGMWWGITAGLTITAVLLGHRVWRKTAAGVAG
- a CDS encoding RNA recognition motif domain-containing protein; translation: MSKMYVGNLPFSASEDDLRDAFGQYGEVTDVALMMDRETGRPRGFAFVTMGSKEAMDAAIKGLDGQDFGGRNLTVNEARPREERSGGGFGGERRGGGGGGYGGERRGGGGGGYGGERRGGGGGGYGGDRRGGGGGGYGGGGGGGGGRRW
- a CDS encoding acyl-CoA desaturase, translating into MKLSIPFGRVDWINTAFLGVITLLALIAAPIYLWHYDAGPVLWSLFAFYCIATGMSITLGYHRLFSHLSFKAKWPVRLFTLVFGACAFENSALNWCSDHRRHHKHVDHDDDPYDISKGFIWAHIGWILFKTLPEPPLDNVNDLRKDKLVMWQHRWDKMIALVVGLILPAVIGYFAVGGAMGALGGFLIVGVLRVFCVQQCTFFINSLCHTIGRQPYSTRCSARDSFVMSLVTFGEGYHNYHHEFQHDYRNGVKPWNFDPTKWAIWAMSKVGLTSDLRRVPATKVLLAEMAEARRHANQELARVQAQNDHPLRDKTLEAMNALIERLSANYHELEKAMADRVELSRKALRGWQKETRELLQNVSQLRRGRAVPAQA